Proteins from a single region of Bos indicus x Bos taurus breed Angus x Brahman F1 hybrid chromosome 29, Bos_hybrid_MaternalHap_v2.0, whole genome shotgun sequence:
- the LOC113886045 gene encoding putative olfactory receptor 10D4 has protein sequence MRNHTVVTEYILLGIPETEGLETVLFSLFSSLYLCTVLGNVLILSAIISSSRLHTPMYFFLANLSVFDLGFSSTTAPKMLSYLSGLSQGISFQGCATQLFFYHFLGCTECFLYTVMAYDRFVAICFPLRYMVIMNHRVCTILATGTWIGGCIHAIILTSLTFQLSYCGSNKVSYYFCDIPAILPLACGDTSLAQRVGFTNVGLLSLICFFLILVSYTRIGIAISKIRSAEGRQRAFSTCSAHMTAILCAYGPVIIIYLQPNPSALLGAIIQILNNHVTPMLNPLIYSLRNQDVKSALRNAFPKRCFTLKKN, from the coding sequence ATGAGAAATCACACAGTGGTGACTGAATACATCCTGCTGGGAATCCCTGAGACAGAGGGCCTAGAGACTGTGCTTTTTTCCCTGTTCTCATCATTATATTTGTGCACTGTCTTGGGAAACGTGCTCATCCTTTCAGCTATCATCTCTTCCTCTCGGCTTCATACACCCATGTACTTTTTCTTGGCGAACCTCTCCGTGTTTGACCTGGGTTTCTCATCAACAACTGCTCCCAAGATGCTGTCATACCTTTCAGGGCTGAGTCAAGGTATCTCTTTTCAGGGTTGTGCTACCCAGCTCTTCTTCTACCACTTCCTGGGATGTACTGAGTGTTTCCTATACAcggtgatggcctatgaccgctttgTTGCCATATGCTTTCCTCTGAGATACATGGTCATAATGAATCACAGAGTCTGCACCATCTTGGCCACAGGGACCTGGATAGGCGGCTGTATCCATGCCATTATCCTAACATCCCTCACCTTCCAGCTGTCCTACTGTGGCTCTAACAAGGTGAGCTATTACTTCTGTGACATACCTGCCATCTTACCTCTAGCCTGTGGGGATACATCTCTAGCCCAGAGGGTAGGTTTTACAAATGTTGGTCTTTTGTctctcatttgcttttttctcattcttgttTCCTACACCCGCATTGGGATTGCCATATCAAAAATTCGCTCAGCAGAGGGCAGGCAGCGAGCATTCTCCACCTGCAGTGCACACATGACTGCAATTCTCTGTGCTTATGGGCCAGTCATCATCATCTATCTACAGCCCAATCCCAGTGCCTTGCTTGGTGCTATAATCCAGATATTGAATAATCATGTAACCCCCATGCTGAACCCATTGATCTACAGCCTGAGAAATCAGGATGTTAAATCAGCTCTGAGGAATGCATTTCCCAAGAGATGCTTCACTctgaaaaaaaactga